One segment of Streptomyces sp. XD-27 DNA contains the following:
- a CDS encoding ATP-dependent RecD-like DNA helicase, translating into MLKLAVVEGVLERITYANEENGYTVARVDTGRGSGDLLTVVGSLLGAQPGESLRMEGRWGSHPQYGRQFTVENYTTVLPATVQGIRRYLGSGLIKGIGPRIADRITEHFGVDTLDVIEREPQRLVEVPGLGPKRTRMIGAAWEEQKAIKEVMVFLQGVGVSTSIAVRIYKKYGDASISVVRNEPYRLAADVWGIGFLTADKIAQSVGIPHDSPDRVKAGLQYALSQSTDSGHCYLPEEQLIADAVKLLQVDTGLVIDCLGELAQDPEGVVRETLPGGDGEEPVTAVYLVPFHRAEVSLAGQLLRLLRTEEDRMPVFQDVAWDKALSWLAARTGADLAPEQRDAVKLALTEKVAVLTGGPGCGKSFTVRSVVELARAKKAKVVLAAPTGRAAKRLAELTGADASTVHRLLELKPGGDAAYDRDRPLDADLVVVDEASMLDLLLANKLVKAVPPGAHLLLVGDVDQLPSVGAGEVLRDLLAEGGPVPAVRLTRIFRQAQQSGVVTNAHRINSGVLPVAEGMADFFLFAEEDTEEAGRLTVDVAARRIPAKFGLDPRRDVQVLAPMHRGPAGAGTLNGLLQQAITPARPDLPERRFGGRIFRVGDKVTQIRNNYEKGANGVFNGTVGVVTDLDNDEQRLTVLTDEDEEVGYDFDELDELAHAYAVTIHRSQGSEYPAVVIPVTTGAWMMLQRNLLYTAVTRAKHLVVLVGSRRALGQAVRTVSAGRRCTALDHRIGGGIRVGRVSEQ; encoded by the coding sequence ATGCTCAAACTCGCGGTGGTGGAAGGGGTCCTGGAGCGGATCACCTACGCCAATGAGGAGAACGGCTACACGGTCGCGCGCGTCGACACCGGCCGCGGCTCCGGCGACCTGCTGACCGTCGTCGGCTCGCTGCTCGGGGCGCAGCCGGGCGAGTCGCTGCGCATGGAGGGCCGCTGGGGCTCCCACCCGCAGTACGGCAGGCAGTTCACCGTCGAGAACTACACCACCGTGCTGCCCGCCACCGTCCAGGGCATCCGCCGGTACCTCGGCTCCGGGCTGATCAAGGGCATCGGCCCGCGGATCGCCGACCGGATCACCGAGCACTTCGGCGTCGACACCCTCGATGTCATCGAACGCGAGCCGCAGCGGCTGGTCGAGGTTCCCGGCCTCGGCCCCAAGCGCACCAGGATGATCGGCGCGGCATGGGAGGAGCAGAAGGCGATCAAGGAGGTCATGGTCTTCCTCCAGGGCGTCGGCGTCTCCACCTCCATCGCCGTGCGGATCTACAAGAAGTACGGTGACGCCTCCATCTCGGTGGTCAGGAACGAGCCGTACCGGCTGGCGGCCGACGTATGGGGCATCGGGTTCCTCACCGCCGACAAGATCGCCCAGTCGGTGGGCATCCCGCATGACAGCCCCGACCGGGTCAAGGCGGGCTTGCAGTACGCGCTGTCCCAGTCGACCGACAGCGGCCACTGCTATCTGCCCGAGGAGCAACTGATCGCGGACGCGGTGAAGTTGCTCCAGGTCGACACCGGGCTGGTCATCGACTGCCTCGGCGAGCTGGCGCAGGACCCCGAGGGCGTGGTCCGCGAGACGCTGCCCGGCGGAGACGGCGAGGAGCCCGTCACCGCCGTCTACCTCGTCCCGTTCCACCGTGCCGAGGTCTCCCTCGCCGGGCAGCTGCTGCGGCTGCTGCGCACCGAGGAGGACCGGATGCCGGTCTTCCAGGACGTGGCCTGGGACAAGGCGCTGAGCTGGCTGGCCGCGCGCACCGGCGCGGACCTCGCCCCGGAGCAGCGGGACGCGGTCAAGCTCGCGCTCACCGAGAAGGTCGCGGTGCTCACCGGCGGTCCGGGCTGCGGCAAGTCCTTCACGGTGCGGTCCGTGGTGGAGCTCGCCCGCGCCAAGAAGGCCAAGGTGGTGCTGGCGGCCCCCACCGGGCGGGCCGCCAAGCGGCTCGCCGAGCTGACCGGAGCGGACGCCTCCACCGTGCACCGGCTGCTGGAGCTCAAGCCCGGCGGGGACGCGGCGTACGACAGGGACCGCCCGCTGGACGCCGATCTGGTGGTGGTGGACGAGGCGTCCATGCTCGATCTGCTGCTCGCCAACAAGCTGGTCAAGGCGGTGCCGCCGGGTGCGCACCTGCTGCTGGTGGGCGATGTGGACCAGCTCCCGTCGGTCGGCGCGGGGGAGGTGCTGCGGGACCTGCTGGCGGAGGGCGGACCGGTGCCGGCGGTGCGGCTGACCCGGATCTTCCGGCAGGCTCAGCAGTCCGGGGTGGTCACCAACGCCCACCGCATCAACTCCGGGGTGCTCCCGGTCGCCGAGGGCATGGCGGACTTCTTCCTCTTCGCCGAGGAGGACACCGAGGAGGCCGGGCGACTCACGGTGGACGTGGCGGCCCGCCGGATCCCGGCGAAGTTCGGCCTCGACCCGCGCCGCGACGTCCAGGTGCTGGCCCCGATGCACCGCGGCCCGGCGGGCGCGGGCACCCTCAACGGACTGCTCCAGCAGGCCATCACCCCCGCCCGTCCCGACCTGCCCGAACGGCGCTTCGGCGGCCGCATCTTCCGCGTAGGGGACAAGGTCACGCAGATCAGGAACAACTACGAAAAGGGTGCGAACGGCGTCTTCAACGGCACGGTCGGCGTCGTCACGGACCTCGACAACGACGAGCAGCGGCTGACCGTGCTGACCGACGAGGACGAGGAGGTCGGGTACGACTTCGACGAACTGGACGAGCTGGCGCACGCCTACGCCGTGACGATCCATCGCTCCCAGGGCAGCGAGTACCCGGCGGTGGTGATCCCGGTGACCACCGGCGCCTGGATGATGCTCCAGCGCAATCTGCTGTATACGGCCGTGACCAGGGCAAAGCACCTCGTCGTACTTGTCGGCTCCCGGCGGGCGCTCGGCCAGGCGGTGCGCACGGTCTCCGCGGGCCGCCGGTGTACGGCATTGGATCACCGGATCGGCGGTGGCATCCGTGTCGGAAGGGTTTCCGAACAGTGA